Proteins from one Mycobacteriales bacterium genomic window:
- a CDS encoding CDP-alcohol phosphatidyltransferase family protein, which produces MTGAGAPAVSDRVLTVPNALSFLRLLGVPLFLWLVLGPHADGWAIVVLAASGWTDYFDGKIARRYGLVSRVGQLLDPLADRLYILTTVLAFTVRGILPLYLTLSLLARDLFLTTLLPMFRAKGYGPPPVHFMGKAATYNLLYAFPLLLLGAGHDTAATIARPIGWAFATWGVTLYWWAGVLYARQVWRLVRPGPSGGDHRGRPGTRGAEGAVA; this is translated from the coding sequence GTGACCGGCGCCGGCGCGCCCGCCGTCTCCGACCGCGTACTCACGGTCCCGAACGCCCTGTCGTTCCTGCGGCTGCTCGGTGTCCCGCTGTTCCTGTGGCTGGTGCTCGGCCCGCACGCGGACGGCTGGGCGATCGTGGTGCTGGCCGCGAGCGGGTGGACGGACTACTTCGACGGCAAGATCGCCCGCCGCTACGGGCTCGTCTCCCGCGTGGGCCAGTTGCTGGACCCGCTGGCGGACCGGCTCTACATCTTGACGACAGTGTTGGCCTTCACGGTGCGCGGCATCCTGCCCCTCTACCTGACGTTGAGCCTCCTGGCGCGCGATCTGTTCCTCACGACGCTGCTGCCGATGTTCCGGGCGAAGGGGTACGGGCCGCCGCCGGTGCACTTCATGGGGAAGGCGGCGACGTACAACCTGCTGTACGCGTTCCCGCTGCTGCTGCTCGGCGCGGGTCACGACACCGCGGCCACGATCGCGCGGCCGATCGGCTGGGCGTTCGCGACCTGGGGTGTCACGCTCTACTGGTGGGCGGGCGTGCTGTACGCCCGGCAGGTGTGGCGGTTGGTTCGTCCGGGCCCCTCCGGGGGAGATCATCGGGGGCGGCCCGGTACGCGGGGCGCGGAAGGAGCGGTCGCGTGA